Proteins encoded in a region of the Prunus persica cultivar Lovell chromosome G4, Prunus_persica_NCBIv2, whole genome shotgun sequence genome:
- the LOC18780570 gene encoding DNA-directed RNA polymerase II subunit RPB7, which translates to MFFHIVLERNMQLHPRHFGRNLRENLVAKLMKDVEGTCSGQHGFVVAITGIENIGKGLIRDGTGFVSFPVKYQCVVFRPFKGEILEAVVTMVNKMGFFAEAGPVQIFVSNHLIPDDMEFQSGDMPNYTTSDGSVKIQKDSEVRLKIIGTRVDATEIFCIGTIKDDFLGVINDPATA; encoded by the exons ATGTTCTTCCATATAGTGTTGGAAAGAAACATGCAGCTTCATCCTCGTCACTTTGGCCGCAATCTCCGTGAAAATCTCGTGGCCAAGCTCATGAAAGATGTTGAAGGCACTTGCAG TGGTCAACATGGGTTTGTGGTTGCAATTACGGGCATAGAAAACATTGGGAAGGGGCTGATTCGCGATGGGACAGGGTTTGTCTCATTCCCTGTGAAGTACCAGTGTGTTGTTTTTAGACCATTCAAAGGAGAGATCTTAGAAGCTGTTGTTACTATGGTGAACAAG ATGGGATTTTTTGCTGAGGCTGGTCCTGTTCAAATCTTTGTTTCAAACCAT TTGATACCGGATGATATGGAGTTCCAATCTGGAGATATGCCAAATTATACAACATCAGATGGATCA GTTAAGATTCAGAAAGATAGCGAAGTTCGGTTAAAGATAATTGGAACCCGAGTAGATGCTACAGAAATT TTCTGCATTGGTACAATAAAGGATGATTTCTTGGGTGTGATAAACGATCCTGCGACTGCTTAG
- the LOC18779874 gene encoding plastid division protein CDP1, chloroplastic — MPHLPENAERRRGAIAALRELVRQGLGVETSCRVQDWPYFLSQAFNRLMALEIVDLLPWDDLAITRKNKKSLESQNQRVVIDFNCFYMVLIAHIALGFSSKQKELIDKAKTICECLIASEGTDLKFEEAFCLFLLGQDVCVSGIILIGKTGGTAEEDAAALIKESGTEKPIVAFIAGLTAPPGRRMGHAGAIVSGGKGTAQDKIKTLREAGVTVVESPAKIGVAMLDVFKQRGLVN, encoded by the exons ATGCCTCACTTACCTGAGAATgctgaaagaagaagaggagcaATTGCAGCCTTGCGTGAATTGGTCAGACAGGGGCTTGGTGTGGAAACGTCGTGTCGAGTTCAAGACTGGCCATACTTCTTGAGCCAAGCATTTAATAGACTAATGGCTTTGGAGATAGTTGATCTTCTTCCATGGGATGACTTAGCTATTACAAGGAAGAATAAGAAATCACTTGAATCACAGAATCAAAGGGTTgttattgattttaattgtttCTACATGGTGTTGATAGCTCATATTGCCCTGGGGTTTTCAAGCAAGCAAAAGGAATTG ATTGACAAAGCAAAGACTATTTGCGAGTGTCTGATTGCATCAGAGGGTACTGATCTGAAATTTGAGGAAGCTTTTTGCTTGTTCCTTCTTGGTCAG GATGTATGTGTTTCAGGTATCATTCTTATTGGAAAGACAGGTGGGACTGCAGAAGAGGATGCTGCTGCATTGATAAAG GAAAGTGGAACTGAGAAGCCTATTGTTGCTTTTATTGCTGGACTAACTGCTCCTCCTGGCCGTCGTATGGGTCATGCTGGAG CTATTGTGTCAGGGGGGAAGGGTACAGCACAAGACAAAATCAAGACCCTTAGGGAAGCTGGGGTGACAGTGGTTGAGTCTCCAGCAAAAATAGGGGTTGCGATGCTTGATGTCTTCAAACAGAGGGGCCTTGTGAATTAG
- the LOC18778912 gene encoding plastid division protein CDP1, chloroplastic, which translates to MNLQLIGVPDQAEKDEVVKSVMDLKSAEIEEGYTMDAVASRQGLLMDVRDKLLFEPEYTGNIKEKIPPKSSLRIPWAWLPGALCLLQEVGEVKLVQDIGHVAVQHPDAKPYVHDLLLSMALAEVLS; encoded by the exons ATGAATTTGCAGCTTATTGGCGTTCCTGATCAAGCTGAAAAAGATGAGGTTGTTAAATCAGTGATGGATTTGAAGAGtgctgaaattgaagaaggtTACACCATGGATGCTGTTGCATCTCGCCAG GGTCTTTTAATGGATGTGAGAGATAAGCTTCTTTTTGAGCCAGAATACACTGGTAATATTAAGGAAAAGATCCCACCTAAATCTTCCCTACGAATCCCTTGGGCTTGGTTGCCAGGTGCTCTTTGCCTCCTTCAAGAG GTTGGAGAAGTTAAGCTTGTGCAAGATATTGGTCATGTAGCTGTTCAGCATCCAGATGCTAAGCCGTATGTTCatgatcttcttctttctatgGCACTAGCGGAG GTGCTTTCTTGA
- the LOC18781001 gene encoding E3 ubiquitin ligase BIG BROTHER — protein MSWNPHMEVHYTYTGCPYSTAGSFMEYFEGLTYEHVNFIFSGDSHAQESAYPTMNTNYYKFGLSEPGNTSYYDLGFGHAYELNDPDPRGGEQRRLLQSSSTTTNEQNVAVNSEWEGNANTSTRDNPIECPRRNQNSQDYQVIWQDNIDPDSMTYEELLELGEAVGTQSRGLSQDQLSLLPISKYKCSFFSRKKSRDERCVICQMEYKRGDRRITLPCKHLYHAGCGTRWLSINKACPICYTEVFADASKCEK, from the exons ATGAGTTGGAACCCGCACATGGAAGTTCATTACACCTACACCGGCTGTCCTTATAGCACGGCGGGTAGCTTTATGGAGTATTTTGAAGGTCTTACCTATGAACATgtgaactttattttttcaggCGATTCACATGCTCAG GAGAGTGCTTACCCAACAATGAATACAAATTATTACAAGTTTGGGTTATCTGAACCTGGGAATACTTCATATTATGATCTTGGTTTTGGTCATGCTTATGAGTTGAATGATCCTGACCCAAGAGGTGGTGAACAAAGAAGGCTTTTGCAGAGCTCTTCAACAACGACTAATGAACAAAATGTGGCAGTGAATTCAGAATGGGAAGGAAATGCAAACACTTCTACGCGCGACAACCCCATAGAAT GCCCACGGAGAAATCAAAATTCCCAGGATTATCAG GTTATTTGGCAAGACAACATTGATCCTGATAGCATGACTTACGAG GAATTACTTGAGTTAGGTGAGGCAGTTGGAACTCAAAGTCGAGGTCTTTCTCAAGATCAGCTTTCTTTGCTTCCAATCTCGAAGTACAAATGCAGCTTTTTCTCGAGAAAGAAATCACGAGATGAgag ATGTGTGATTTGCCAGATGGAATATAAACGAGGGGACCGACGGATTACTCTACCGTGCAAACACCTCTATCATGCTGGTTGTGGGACCAGATGGCTTAGCATCAACAAG GCTTGCCCAATATGTTACACTGAGGTGTTTGCTGATGCGTCAAAGTGCGAGAAATAA
- the LOC109948548 gene encoding uncharacterized protein LOC109948548 — MLIGLSTREREKKAQAKANTAKKENPPIDIIERESSAKSADASTGRGERRPNGPIRGDTPAGNIMPLQTLLWPRKVPRNLSPQGALRPAEHPSSSHSIGAVQLATTLSTIPETQPSCT; from the exons ATGCTCATCGGTCTTTCaacaagagaaagagaaaagaaggccCAAGCAAaag CAAACACTGCCAAGAAGGAAAATCCTCCCATCGACattattgagagagagagctcgGCCAAATCTGCCGATGCAAGTACTGGGCGGGGCGAGAGAAGGCCCAACGGCCCCATCCGAG GAGATACCCCCGCAGGAAATATTATGCCATTACAAACATTACTTTGGCCCAGGAAAGTTCCGCGGAACCTCTCACCTCAAG GTGCCCTAAGGCCGGCAGAGCAtccctcttcttctcattCGATCGGGGCCGTGCAATTGGCCACCACTTTGTCTACCATTCCA GAAACTCAACCTTCATGCACTTGA